GCGCGAAAACTATCTGGTCAAGTTTCTGATCCTCGGCATTACCTTCTACGGTCTGCAAACCCTGCAAGGGCCAATGCAGTCGATCCGGACTTTTTCCGCCTTTATCCACTACACCGACTGGGTTCCGGCCCACATCCACATGGGAACCATGGGCTGGGTGTCGATGATCGCTTTTGCCGGCATCTACTTTTTGGTGCCCCGTATCTATGGTCGCGAACTTTATAGCATTCCACTGGCCAACCTCCATTTCTGGCTGATCCTGATCGGTCAGCTGCTCTGGACGATCCCGCTCTGGGTCGCCGGTGTCCTCCAGGCCGGCATGTGGAATGCGATGAACGACGACGGCAGCCTGACTTATACGTTCATGGAGACCATGGTCGAAATGTACCCCTACTGGTGGGCCCGCAGTATCGGCGGCATTATCTTCATGATCGGTGTCATTATCTTCATCTACAATCTGTTCAAGACAGCAAAAAGCGGAGAAGTCTCCATGGCCGAACCTGCTACAGCTGAAGGGAGGGCCTGATCATGTGGGAAAAGAAACCGGTAATATTTCTGATTCTGGCCACTGTCACAATCCTTATCGGCACGATCGTCACCATGGTCCTGCCCTTCGCCTGGGTCAACACCGAGCATGACCGGATTGAAACGGTCACTCCGTACAGCGCCCTCGAACAGGAAGGTCGCGATATCTATATCCGCGAAGGCTGCAACAACTGTCATTCGCAAACAGTACGACCGCTGGTTGCCGAGGTTATCCGTTACGGCGAATATTCAAAATCGGGTGAATTTGTCCACGACCGCCCCTTCCTCTGGGGCTCAAAACGGACCGGACCCGATCTGGCCCGTCTCGGCGGCAAATACCCGGATGCTTGGCATTACAAACACATGGAATCGCCCCGGTCAATGGTCCCGAAAACCAATATGCCGGATTACGGCTGGCTCAGCGAAAACATGGTCGATCCTGATATGATCCGGCGGAAGATGAATGCCCTCGACTTCCCGTATAGCGAGGAAGAGATAAAATCCCTGACAGGCAAAACCGAGATGGATGCGATTGTTGCCTACATGCAGAAACTCGGCACCGGCATTCCCTGGAGAAAAACCGCCCAGGTCGAAATCATCGGAGAACTGACCAACCCCTATGCCGGAGCAGACCACAAAACCATGGAAGCCTGGGAAGATCTCTACCTGACCAATTGTGCCGCCTGCCATGGGCGACATCACGAAGGGGATATCGGACCGGAACTGGTCGGTGCTGCGTACGAGGATGCGGAGCTCTTCAGCTTGATCTACAACGGCATCCCGGAAGGCGGCATGCCCTCCTTTGCCAGCCTGGGGACCGACAAGGTCTGGAAATTGACCAACTTCGTGAAATATTACATCTACGAAGAGGATCATTACTGATGGACCTCGGCTCTCTTCTCTATCTGGGAATTACCTTCGGAATGCTGGTGGTTTTCGCTGCGATTGTCTTTCGCACCTATCGGTCGAAAAATCGCAGGAAGTACGAAGATCCCAAGCACCGAATGCTCGACGACGAATAATCAAGGGAGGGCGTCATGCTCGAAAATCACGAACATAAACACGATACGCACGATTTTGATGGCATCACCGAAAACAGGGTCAATTCACCACCAACCTATTTCAATGTGCTCTTTTATGGACTGATCATCTGGGGAGTCATCTTTTGCGGCTACTACCTTTTCAGCGGCTGGAGTTCCAATCAGGAATTCCAGCAGAAAATGCAGGCGCACGAAGCCGCCTATGCGTCTTCAGATCCGGTGGCAAACGCGCCGAAAAACACCATTCCGCCGGCCTCCAGCGAAGCATCGGAAGCCGAGAAATTATTTGCCGATCACTGTGCGGCATGCCATGGAGCAAAAGCCCAGGGCGGCTTCGGTAGCGATCTGACTACAGATGAATACGTCTACGGGAAAACCCGCGAAGCAATAAGCGAATCGATCAGTGCGGGACGGGGTGGCAAGATGCCCGGCTTTGCCGACTCTCTGTCCCAGGCACAGATTGACACACTGGTGACCTTCCTCCTGCAGCTCTGATTACCTGTTATCAGGCGGGGTGAGATCTCTCGCCCCGCCTGGAAAGCAGACCATGCCACAATCACAAATGTCGGCTCAAAGTCTTTCCTGCATCGGCCCCCGACGCAGGTCTTTTCAATGGATCCTGAGCCTCTTGGTTGTCCTTCTCCCATGGTTTAAGATCGACGGAAAGTCACTTCTGCGGATTGACATACCTGAGTTGAGTTTCTATTTTTTCGGCGCAGTCCTGCGCATCGAAGAACTCTATTTGCTGCTCATCGTCTGCCTTGTCCTGGTGCTCGGGTTCCTGTTGATCACCCTCGCCTTCGGCCGGGTCTGGTGCGGCTGGGCCTGTCCGCAGACGACATTGAACGATATTTCTGAATGGCTGGCCCGCAAACTGGGTCTGAATATCAGCAAAAACCGGTTGCAGGGCCCGGCCTGGCGTCGGGCAATAATTCATATCATCTATGTCGTTCTGGCGTTTGCAATTGCCGCCAATCTGCTCTGGTACTTTATTGAACCGCGCCAGTTTTTTTCTGCTCTGGTCAGCGGCAGCCTGCATAGTGCCGCCTGGGCGACCCTGATGATTATCTTTATCACGATCTATATCGACCTTGCATTCATCAGGCGATTGATGTGCAGTGAGTTCTGCCCCTATGGCCGTATCCAGACCGCGCTGGTCGACCCCGGGACATTGACCCTGCATATCCCGGAATCAGAAAATGAACGGTGTATCGAGTGCGGTTCATGTGTGCGGGCCTGTCCGATGGAAATCGATATCCGCAACGGGTTCCAGGTGGAATGTATCAACTGCGGCCGTTGCCTTGATGCTTGCCGACAGGTCATGAAGCGACGTAAGGAACCTGGTCTGATCTGTTACAGCTTCGGAACTGAAAACAGAGGAGTGAAAGCCCTGCTCAATCCGCGCATGCTGCTGGTCACCATCTCGACCCTTTGCCTGCTGGTCATCCTGGGAATCGCCATGGCGAATCGGGCCGATGCGACCCTGAAGTTATCTCACTCGCACCAGGTAGCGCCCCGACGCCTCGCCAATGGCACAACAGCGACATTCTTCAATGCCTGGATCAACAACCGTGAACAACAGGTGAATCGGTACCGGCTCCGGCCCGGTAACTGGTCTGAATCTTCAAGTTTAAGCGTAAGGGGGCAGACCGAAAACATCAAGGTCGAGGCCGGCGGTAATCGTCGCATCGACTTTGTTCTGGTCAGTCCTCATATCAATGACAGCCAGGAAGTTGTATTTTATCTCGAAGACAGTCAGGGCAATATTGTTGCCAGTGCATCCGCCCTGATCAAGGCAGATATCAATGAATCAAACAAGTAAAAAGAACAAATCAATCATCCCGCTGTTGCTTGCCGGACTTATTGGCATCTTTATCGTTTTTCTGGGCTGGTCGGCCAGGCAGGCATCAACCGGCGGCACCGATATTACCGACCGGGATTACTACAGCAAGGTGTTGAAATACAATTCGACACTGGTTGAGAAGCGGGCCGCCAGCGTCATCGGCTGGAAACTCTCATCCCGACTCGTCGGCAGAATCCTTACCGTTAACCTCTCCGACAAAACCGGGCGCCCGATCGACGGGGCAATCGGCCGTCTTGTCGTCAGCAACAAACTGGCAACGGCGCTCCCTCTTTCCGAAAAAAGTCCGGGTGCTTATATACTGGAACTGCCGGCGCACTATTCAGGGGAATTCCCGGTTCGAATTGACTTTGAGCGCGCCGGTGCCCGAATCAGCCGCCAGCTACTGCTTAATATCGGGCAATAGTACAACCGGAGTAAAATGAACATTCCTGCAGCAAAATGCCACCATTGTGGCCTTCCGATCCCTGCCGCAGTCAATATCCGTGGTAATTATCAGGATCGAGAGGTCCGTTTCTGCTGTCAGGGCTGTTACGGTGCATTTCTGATTATAGCCGGTTCGGGCCTCGACAAATTTTACCAACAGCGCGACTGGCCGGAGCAAGGCGTGCCCGAAGGGGTTTATACGAGCGAATTCAGCGATAACTCACTTTCCCCCTATGTCATTCCGCTGAATGAAAATTTTTCCGAGATTTCCTTTCTGGTTGACGGAATCCGTTGCGCAACCTGCGTCTGGTTGCTTGAAAAGGTCGTTCAGGATGAGATGGGCATAGAGCAGATTCGGGTCAACTATGGTTCGCACCGGGCCCGGGTTATCTTCAATCACAAGCTGACCAATCCGGAAAAAATCTTTTCCGGAATCAGCCGTCTCGGCTACCTGCCGCGTCCTTTCACCCGCAATGCTATGCAGGAATCGGCTATGCGGGAACAGAAGTCTCTGCTGATCCGCTTCGGAACTGCCGCCTTCCTGTCGATGCAGCTTATGGGTTACTCGCTGGCGCTCTATGCCGGTTATTTCCAGGGAATCGATCCCGGGATAAGGCAACTGATCCAGTATTTTGCTGCAGCGGTGACCATCCCGGTCGTATTCTATTCCGGCTGGCCATTCCTCTCCGGCGCCCTGCGCAGCCTGCTGAACCGCGCCCCCAGCATGGACCTGTTGATCGCCCTTGGTGTTTTAACGGCATTTAGCTACAGTCTCTACTCAATGGTTGCCGGTGGAGAAGTTTATTTTGACACAGCTGCCATGATTATCACCCTGATCCTGATGGGGCGCCTGCTTGAGAATTCTGCCCGTAATCGATCACTTTCGGGTATTGATAAACTGCTCCAGCTTGCGCCTGATACCGCCCGGCTACTGAAGGACGGAAACGTCCTTACGGTACAGAGTAACGACCTCAAACCAGGTGATATAATTTCGATTCTTCCGGGTGAAAGAGTTCCTGTCGATTCCGAAATCATTGAAGGATCGAGTGAATTTAACGAAGCCGTTATTAGCGGCGAAGCCCTTCCTGTTTTTCACTCGAAAAATGAGAATATCGCATCGGGCAGTCTGAATCTGACCTCGACGGTCAATCTGAAGGTTGTCCGGATTGCAGCAGAATCCTTTGTTTCGCGGATGAGCCGGATGGTTGAAGAAGCCCAGAACCGGAAAGCACCGGTCCAATCGCTGGCCGATCGTATCGCTACGTTTTTTGTTCCTTTTGTCATCTCTATTTCGGCCGGCACCTGGGCCTACTGGCACTTCATCCGGGGAGATTCGGAAAACGCAATCCTAAATGCCGTGGCAGTTCTTATCGTAGCCTGTCCCTGTGCTCTCGGGCTGGCGACTCCGACCGCTGTGCTGGTTGCAACAGGGCGGGCCGCAATGTCCGGCATACTATTCAGGGGCGGCGACATTCTTGAAGCGACAAGCCGGGTCGACACCATTGCATTTGACAAAACCGGCACTTTAACCAGCGGGGTCCCGGCCGTAACCGGTCTGTTTCCGGCAGACGGAATCACACCGACGCAGCTGTTGCGGGCGGCATCGATCATAGCAGCCGGTTCCAGCCATCCACTTTCCCGGGCGATAGTTACCTACGCCGCACAAAACAAGATCTCGACCGCTCCAGCCAGAAATGTCCGGACAATTCCTGGACGCGGCCTTGTTGCACAACTCGACAACCACGAATACAGGCTTGGCAATCTGCTCTTCCTGAAAGAGAGTCAGATAAAAGTCAACCAGACTGACGATAATGAAACAACCGAAGTCCATCTTGCAGTTAACGGCGTATTCATGGGAAGTTTCCGTTTTTTTGATCCGCTTCGAAATGAAGCGGCAACGGTGGTCTCTTCTCTTCGCGACAACAATCTCAGGACCGTTCTATTGACCGGAGACCACAAAGAACCGGCCCGGATAGTCGCCGAACAACTTAAAATTGACACTGTTTTGAGTGATCTGCGCCCGGAAGAAAAGGCGTCCTGGATCAAGGAACAACAGGCGACCGGGCATACCCTTATCATGTTTGGAGATGGGATCAATGATGCACCGGCACTCGCCCAGGCCGATATCGGATGTGCCATGGCCGGAGGGACTGACATTGCGCTTGAAACTTCAGATATAGTTCTGACCCGTGCCGATCTTGGCCGCCTCAACAGTGCCATAAAAATTGCCCGCCAGTCATTGCGAACAATTCGCCAGAATCTTTTCTGGGCCTTTTCCTACAATCTCGTGGCAATACCTCTGGCGGCATCGGGACTTTTGGCGCCGGTCTGGGCAGCAGCAGCAATGGCAACCAGTTCAATTATCGTTATTGGTAACTCCCTTCGCCTCGACCGTCAATTGAAAAAAAGAGTTGCCAACTCTTCATTACGTTATTAAGATTTACCAATGACTCAATCAATCGTCATTCTGATTCTGTTGTCGCTTTTTGTCGGAACCGGTGTTTGGCTTTTCTTCGTCTGGGCCGTCAAAAAAGGAGAATATGATGATGTCGAAGGGCCCAAGTATCGGATGCTCGACGATGATGAATCGACAAAACCCTCTAAGGAGAAAGAATCATAATGACGGGAATTCAGCGCGTAATTCTGGCTGTTATTGTTGCAACTGTACTTAACATCCTGACTGTAGATATTTCGGCAGCCGAAAGAGTATATACGACCGACGAAGACCAGCCGGTTTTTGCGAAACTGGTATTTGCTGCCGACGCGCTCAAAACAATGACCGAAATTCCTTTTCGGATCGAGTTCGGCGATGACCCCGGGCACAGACCAATTCTGCATTCGGCTGTCTGCTCACTCACCATGCCGGCCATGCCGATGCCGGCCAATCACCCTAACCTCAAATGCAGTAAATCAACCTGCACGGGCACGGCTGTATTCACAATGGCTGGTGCCTGGCAGGCCACATTCGGATTGATCATGGAGAACGGAGCCAACACATCGATCTCCATCGGAATTGATATGGTCGAGATGAAATGAGCGACCCGCTTTACAGTATGGCATTTACCACCGGGCTTCTTGGTTCGGGCCACTGTATTGGTATGTGCGGAGGAATTATTGCAGCCCTTTCTCTCTCTCCGGAAGGCCTTCGCGGCGGATATCTTTTCCATATCCTCTACAACCTGGGCAGAATCATCACCTACAGTCTGATCGGCTATGTCGTCGGATTGCTTGGCTCGGCGATTGCGTACACTGACAAGTTTATGGTTGCAACCAAATCCCTGCTTATCTCATCCGATATTTTCATTATTATTCTCGGACTCGGTACTGCAGGTGCGTTCAGAAATCTTGACTTCATGAAGCTTGAGTTTCCCGCCCCGGCCGCAAAAATCACCAATCTCGTATCTTTTATGAAAAAACTGCCGCCCGGCCTTTCCGCCCTGCCTCTCGGCCTGATCATGGGCTTTCTTCCCTGTGGCCTCCTTTATGCAGTGGCAATCACCGCTGCCCAGAGTGCGAACCCGAAAAGCGGGGCAATCATGATGCTGATGTTCGGCATCGGGACGATCCCGGCGCTATTTCTGTTTGGTTCTGCGGCACATCTTCTCGGAACGAAGGTGCGAACATGGATGCTGCGTCTTGCCGGTGTTATGGTTGCGCTTATGGGCTGTTACAACCTCTATCGACATCTTCACCTGATGGGGATTGTTTAAACAAAAAAAGAGACCCGTCTGGCAAACGGGTCTTTAAAGGAGG
This region of Desulfuromonas sp. genomic DNA includes:
- the ccoO gene encoding cytochrome-c oxidase, cbb3-type subunit II, which gives rise to MWEKKPVIFLILATVTILIGTIVTMVLPFAWVNTEHDRIETVTPYSALEQEGRDIYIREGCNNCHSQTVRPLVAEVIRYGEYSKSGEFVHDRPFLWGSKRTGPDLARLGGKYPDAWHYKHMESPRSMVPKTNMPDYGWLSENMVDPDMIRRKMNALDFPYSEEEIKSLTGKTEMDAIVAYMQKLGTGIPWRKTAQVEIIGELTNPYAGADHKTMEAWEDLYLTNCAACHGRHHEGDIGPELVGAAYEDAELFSLIYNGIPEGGMPSFASLGTDKVWKLTNFVKYYIYEEDHY
- a CDS encoding CcoQ/FixQ family Cbb3-type cytochrome c oxidase assembly chaperone gives rise to the protein MDLGSLLYLGITFGMLVVFAAIVFRTYRSKNRRKYEDPKHRMLDDE
- a CDS encoding FeS-binding protein — its product is MPQSQMSAQSLSCIGPRRRSFQWILSLLVVLLPWFKIDGKSLLRIDIPELSFYFFGAVLRIEELYLLLIVCLVLVLGFLLITLAFGRVWCGWACPQTTLNDISEWLARKLGLNISKNRLQGPAWRRAIIHIIYVVLAFAIAANLLWYFIEPRQFFSALVSGSLHSAAWATLMIIFITIYIDLAFIRRLMCSEFCPYGRIQTALVDPGTLTLHIPESENERCIECGSCVRACPMEIDIRNGFQVECINCGRCLDACRQVMKRRKEPGLICYSFGTENRGVKALLNPRMLLVTISTLCLLVILGIAMANRADATLKLSHSHQVAPRRLANGTTATFFNAWINNREQQVNRYRLRPGNWSESSSLSVRGQTENIKVEAGGNRRIDFVLVSPHINDSQEVVFYLEDSQGNIVASASALIKADINESNK
- a CDS encoding copper-translocating P-type ATPase — protein: MNIPAAKCHHCGLPIPAAVNIRGNYQDREVRFCCQGCYGAFLIIAGSGLDKFYQQRDWPEQGVPEGVYTSEFSDNSLSPYVIPLNENFSEISFLVDGIRCATCVWLLEKVVQDEMGIEQIRVNYGSHRARVIFNHKLTNPEKIFSGISRLGYLPRPFTRNAMQESAMREQKSLLIRFGTAAFLSMQLMGYSLALYAGYFQGIDPGIRQLIQYFAAAVTIPVVFYSGWPFLSGALRSLLNRAPSMDLLIALGVLTAFSYSLYSMVAGGEVYFDTAAMIITLILMGRLLENSARNRSLSGIDKLLQLAPDTARLLKDGNVLTVQSNDLKPGDIISILPGERVPVDSEIIEGSSEFNEAVISGEALPVFHSKNENIASGSLNLTSTVNLKVVRIAAESFVSRMSRMVEEAQNRKAPVQSLADRIATFFVPFVISISAGTWAYWHFIRGDSENAILNAVAVLIVACPCALGLATPTAVLVATGRAAMSGILFRGGDILEATSRVDTIAFDKTGTLTSGVPAVTGLFPADGITPTQLLRAASIIAAGSSHPLSRAIVTYAAQNKISTAPARNVRTIPGRGLVAQLDNHEYRLGNLLFLKESQIKVNQTDDNETTEVHLAVNGVFMGSFRFFDPLRNEAATVVSSLRDNNLRTVLLTGDHKEPARIVAEQLKIDTVLSDLRPEEKASWIKEQQATGHTLIMFGDGINDAPALAQADIGCAMAGGTDIALETSDIVLTRADLGRLNSAIKIARQSLRTIRQNLFWAFSYNLVAIPLAASGLLAPVWAAAAMATSSIIVIGNSLRLDRQLKKRVANSSLRY
- the ccoS gene encoding cbb3-type cytochrome oxidase assembly protein CcoS, with product MTQSIVILILLSLFVGTGVWLFFVWAVKKGEYDDVEGPKYRMLDDDESTKPSKEKES
- a CDS encoding sulfite exporter TauE/SafE family protein, with the translated sequence MSDPLYSMAFTTGLLGSGHCIGMCGGIIAALSLSPEGLRGGYLFHILYNLGRIITYSLIGYVVGLLGSAIAYTDKFMVATKSLLISSDIFIIILGLGTAGAFRNLDFMKLEFPAPAAKITNLVSFMKKLPPGLSALPLGLIMGFLPCGLLYAVAITAAQSANPKSGAIMMLMFGIGTIPALFLFGSAAHLLGTKVRTWMLRLAGVMVALMGCYNLYRHLHLMGIV